GAAGCGGCGGGACGCCTCGACGAAGCGGCGGCGGCGTACCAGGAGGCGGGCGACGCGGCGCAGTCGGCGTCGGCGCACCAGGAGGCGATCCGCCACTTCCGCCAGGCCATCGCGCTGCTCCGCAAGCGCGAAGAGGAGGGCGCGGGCGATTTGCGCCGCGAGGCGGCGTTGCACGTGAGCCTCGGCGCCTCGCTGATCGCCAGCGCGGGGTTCGCGCATCCCGAGGTCGAACGAGCCTTCGAGCGGGCGCGCGCTCTCTACGAGCAGGTGGACGATCTGCGCGGCATCGGCTTCGCGCTCGGGGGGCTCTCCGTGTTCCAGCACAACGCCGGATGTCTCGCCGAGGCCGACGCGCTCGCGACCCGGCTCGACGAGCTCGCGCGCGAAACCGGCGAAACCGATCTCCAGCTGCTCGCCGACCGCGCGCTCGGGGTCATCCAGTACTACCAGGGGCGATTCGCGTCTTCCCTGCAGCGCAACGAGCGCATCCTCGCGCTCTACCAGATGGGTCGGCACCACCCGATGGTCGCCATGGCGGGAGACCCGCGCACGGCCGCTCTGGCGGTGACCAGCCTCAACCTGCTGGCGCTCGGCTTCCTCGACCGCGGCGCCGCGAAGGCGGAGGAAGCCATCGCTCTGGCGCGCCGGCTCGGCAGCCCGTTCAGCCTGGCGCACGCGGTGTTCTACGCCTGCTGCGCGTACACGAAGCTCCGCGATCGCCGCGCACAACGCGCCTGCGCCGCCGAGACGATCGCCATCGCAGACGCGGAGGGCTTCCCGTCGTGGTCGATCCTCGCTCGCACGTGGGACGCAGCAGCCCGTCTCGCCACCGGCGAGCGTGACGCGTACGGCGAGCTCCAGGCCTGCGTCGGGCTGATCGGCAAGGCGAGCCGACGCGGCGTCGCACCGCCGCCGGTCCAGTGGCTCGTCGCCGAGGCCTGTCTCGAGGTCGGACTCGACGACGACGCGATCACCGCGGCCGAGCGCGGGCTGCAGGACGCGGCCGCGCGCGGTCAGCGGCATTTCGACGCCGACCTGCATCGCATCATCGGCGAGGTGCTCTTCGCGCGCGGCGAGCACGACGCGGCGGAGACCCGCTTCCAGCAGGCGCTCGTCGTCGCGCGCGAGCAGGGGGCGAAGCTCTTCGAGCTGCGCGCCGCGACGGCGCTCGCTCGATTGCGGCTCGCGCAGAGCCGCGCGTCCGAAGCGCGTGCGGTGCTCGAGCCGGTCTACGGCTGGTTCCGCGAAGGCTTCGACTTCGACGATCTGCGCACCGCCGGGCAGATCCTCGCCCAGACGACGCATGCGAGCACCATGAACGCCGCGCCACACTGACACGCTGCAAGGGGGACGCGCGATGGCCAACCTGCGCTACGTCTGCCTCTCCGACCTGCACCTCGGCGCCGACTACAGCATCCTCACCCCGACCGAGCGCGACCTCGAGGCGCCGGGCCCCGTCCTCACCACCTTCGCGGCGGCGCTCCGGCAGCTCATCGCGGGTCTGCCGACGAGCGCCACGTCGCCGCCGCAGCTGCTCGTCCACGGCGACCTCCTCGACCTCGGGCTGAGCCCGCTCGACGACGTCGCCAAGGGCTTCCAGCGCTTCGTCGAGGCGCTGCTCGTGCCGCCGACGCCGCTCGCGCCCGACCTGCGGGTCATCCCCGGCAACCACGACCACATGATCTGGCAGTGGGCGCTCGAGGAGCACTACGTGAAGAAGCTTCGCCACGGGAAGCTCGAAACGATGAAGCCCGTGACGCGGCTGTTCGCGGAGCCGGCTGCGGACGGGGACGCGTATCCCAAGTCGCGGCTCCTGACCACGCTGCTGCGGCAGGTGACGAAGAACGACGAGGGCGACGTCTACGTCGCGTACCCGAATTTTGGATTGTCCAACGGCTCGGGTCGCTGCATCGTCTTCTCGCACGGCCACTTCGTGGAATCGATGTACCGCCTGATGTCCCAGGTCCGCCGCTTCCTGCGGCTCGGCGGGCCGGGCGTGCGCACGATCGAGGACCTCGAAGCCGAGAACGCGCCGTGGATCGACTTCGTCTGGTCGACGTTCGGCGACACCGGCGCGCTCGGCAAGGAGATGCAGCGGCTCTACGAG
This window of the Candidatus Binatia bacterium genome carries:
- a CDS encoding metallophosphoesterase, whose translation is MANLRYVCLSDLHLGADYSILTPTERDLEAPGPVLTTFAAALRQLIAGLPTSATSPPQLLVHGDLLDLGLSPLDDVAKGFQRFVEALLVPPTPLAPDLRVIPGNHDHMIWQWALEEHYVKKLRHGKLETMKPVTRLFAEPAADGDAYPKSRLLTTLLRQVTKNDEGDVYVAYPNFGLSNGSGRCIVFSHGHFVESMYRLMSQVRRFLRLGGPGVRTIEDLEAENAPWIDFVWSTFGDTGALGKEMQRLYEQLQDAAANAELTSELAKRLTTRLLPHLPMGGEPLVRTWAERILHAVLDATVERMGDLERNSYAKPLTDDTVEGLRWYLDVPLRNQIDAALERMPGATIDDVAFVFGHTHKPFQDAIALERYARPVRVFNTGGWVLDEPTMSSREGASIVLVDDDLNVVAVRLFHQPLDGTVDGDGKRGVYVPTSGADPAGNPLRAAVEHALAAPTTAQAFRDFVAAVSQAFVARQRALIERFDLPRAGVIGGVR